GTATCTTTAGTTTTTGTTGATGTCTTTTCTACCAGTGAATGCTCAGAGGAGGGATCGCTTAACAATAAATCTGAAAAGTCTGTATCCTCATCTAAATTTCCTAAGTTTAGATCCTCGTTGCCTTGGGTTCCACCCTCTTCTTCTTGCCAGTTAAGTCCTAAATCGGGAGCTTCCCCTTCAAAAAGATCGGCCAGGGTATTCAATTCTGCCATACCCACTTCTGGTCCTAGAGGCGTAGAACGCGACTCAGAAAGGTCATTTCGCTTTGATACCGACGGCTGAGAGTTTAAGTCAAATAATTCAAAGGAGGGTTCTGGCTCCAGAGAAACGGGAGTATTATCGGGTTGGCTAATGTTCAGTTGCTCAAAAGCACTAGAGAGAGGCTCTGATAAGTCCCCTAGTGACATCGCCCAATCTGTACCCGGTGGCATCAGATTGCTAATTTCTTCTAGTTCTGAATGTCTTTGAGCGGCTAAGATTGACTCTGGAGGCTGTAGTTCTTGCAGTCTTTCGCCAATCGTAATTTCGTTATATCGCCCTGCTAAAACTAGATCTTGGGCTTGTTTGAGTTCTTTAATGGAAACTGGTGCGAGAGTTCGATAGGTATTTTCGGGATTGGCGATCGCACTTCTGACTAGCCGTACCAATTTTACCCAAGTCGGCAAATCAAATTGTTCTCCAGCCGAGGCCAAATTCTGGCAAATTTCCTGAAGTTGCTGTCGCGTTTCCGCGTTATCGGCTTGCTTAAACAGTTGCAGCATCTCGCGCAGCAATGAAGGCACATCGCTTTGAAACACGAGCCTTAACGCACTATCTTCTGGGGGAAGTCCCATCCCTTCGGGAATTTGCAGAATCGTTTGTTCCGACATTGGAGGTGGCGCTTTCAGTGCAACCCTCGGCGCATCGCTTTGATGAACGAGCGTTGTTAAATAGCCATCTAACTCTTCAAAAACAGGCTCAACGCCAGACATGACTTCGTTGGCTCGCTCTTCAGTTAGTCCAAACGGTTCCTGTAACTGATCGAGCAGTTCCTCTAGAGCGTCAAAAACCCGAAGCATTAAGGACTCTAGCTTTTGCTCGACGCGGGTTGGATGTTCTTTAAGAATCTTGAAATAGTCTTCTAGACGGTGAGCCGTCCGTTGAATGCTATTAATCCCCAACATGGCTGCTCCTCCTTTGACAGAGTGAGCAGCGCGGAAAACTTCATTAATCGTTTCGGGGTCTTCAATCGTATTTTGCAGGTTCAGCAAGCCCTGCTCAAGGGTAGTGAGGTGGTCTTTTGCCTCCTCAATGAAGTACCCCATGATCCGTTGTTGGTGTTCCGGCTGCATAGTCTTTCCGGTTTTAAGTTAATGAAGTGCGCGAGCCAAGCTTAGAGCTATGAATGGTAAATTAACCTCTCACTCACTATTCATAACTCATCTGGAAAGCAAAGGGACATTTATCGCTCTGATTTTTCTACCCGGAACCGTTCCACAGACGCCAGCAAGTCGCGAGCAACGCCTACTAGGTTGGCTAAAGCGCCAGAAACGCGTTGAGCTTCTTGAGAGGTTTCTTGGGCGGTCAATTCTACCGATTGCATAACCTGAGCCACGGCTCTAGAGGTTTCGGTTTGTTCAACCGTATCGGCGGTAATTGAGCGGACAAGCACGTCAATGCGGTTCGAGACTTGAATGATATCTTCGAGCGATCGCTTGGCTTGTTCGGCCAGACGAGTCCCTTCTAGCACCTGTTGGGTGCCTTCTTCCATCGCGGTCATTACCCCGGCTGTTTCGCTTTGAATTTGCAAAACGATTTGTTCGATTTCCTTACCCGCTTTGGCGGCTCGGTCTGCAAGCTGTCGAACTTCGTCTGCAACGATCGCAAAACCGCGCCCTGCTTCTCCGGCCCGCGCTGCTTCAATACTCGCGTTGAGGGCGAGTAAGTTTGTCCGGGAGGCAATGGTTGAAATCAAAGCCACAATCTTAGAAATTTCCTGGGAAGATTCCGCCAAGCGCTTCACTTTCCGGGTCGTTTCTGCCACAGTTTCGCGGATTTGCAGAATCCCCGCGACCGTCCGCTCTACCGCCTCACCACCTTTAAGCGCGGTGGTAGATGCCGAACGCGCCACTTCCTCTGCTTGACGCGCGCTTTCGGCTACCCGTTGAATGGAATCGGTCATCATCTGTACCGAATTCAGCGTGACGGCTAACTCTTCAGCTTGGCGCAACGCGTCTGAAGATAGACCTCTCGCGAACGCTTCGCTATCGGTGGAGCCTTTATTCACTTGGCGAGCTGCGATCGTCACCTGTTGCACGATTTCTCGCAGGTTTTGAATCGTCAAGTTAAAGGAGTCTGCAACCGCGCCTAACACGTCGGCGGTGACTTCGGCTTGGACGGTCAAGTCTCCTCTTGCAGCCCCTTCTACGTCGTCTAGCAGGCGGATCACTTGGCGTTGCAGGTCTTCTTTGGCCTGTTCTTGTTCGGCCGCTTTCCGCTGTGCCTCGCTCATGGTGGTCAGGATAATCCGAGCCATGCGGTTGAAGCTTTCGGCCAGTTGACCTAATTCATCTTCGCTGTAGATGGTGGCTTGGGTGCCGAGTTGACCGGCGGCGACGGCTTCAAACTGGCTTTGCAGGTCGTGGGTAGAGCGCCGAATTTGCCGAGAGGTGACATTTCCCAACGCGTAGGTGGCGGCACCGGAGGCTGCGCCGGGAACCAAAATCATCATAATTTTGGATAAGGGCGACGCATCGGGACGGGTGGCGTAAATGACGCCGGCGATCGCCAATGCTGAAACGACTCCAGCCGCTGAGGCCGTGTAAATTTGTTTTTGCTTGAGGGAGGCATTCTCAAAGAAACTCAGCCATCCCTGCTCGACGGAAACGGCGGGTTCTGCACCAGCACTGGTTGGACTGGCGAAGGTGGGAATGGGGTCAGCCGTTGTGGAAAGGCTGAACATTTCTTCTTCTAAAATCCCGGAGCGATCGCCATTATCCGCTAGCGATGCTTTCGCCGCACTCGCCATCCCGCTAGTCGGGGGCATAAAACTGGATGTGGACAAAGGAGCGCTATTGAGATCGCCGGAATTTTCGCCTAAATCGCCAAATCCCGAAATATCCTCAAACTTGTCATCAAAGACATCAAACTCTTCTAGAAAATCAACGCTGCTGTTTTGTCCCATCCCAGACAGCGGTTCGCTAACTTCATCAAACGCTTCGACATTAGAAAATCCTTCATCGAGATCGAAGGAATCATCGTCAAAGCGATCGAAGGAATCTAGCTGGCCTAAAGGTCTAGAATTTTGCGTATCTAACAGCGTTGGCTCCGGACTGCCGTTGTTGCCAAACCGATTGGAACCTGAATAGAAGGGTTCATCTTCTTCTTCGAGGTCGTCAAGTTGATTGACGCTTCCCATGAAAAAGGTCGGGTCTTCGCCCATTGGTGCAGAAGAATGGAAAAACTCTTCTTCATCCGGCATTTCAATGGGTTCGGCACTCCTTGGAAAGGATTGGTGCTTGCCAAAGGTTGTACCCGTCGAGCTAGGAATATCGCTGACTGAAGCCGCGTTGCTAGAAAACGGCTCTTCTTCATCAAAATCCAAGCTCGGATTAAAGCTTTCATCGAATTCATCCAGAATTCCCGGATCTAAATCTTCGCTGCTCCCTAAATCGTCCTCATCCAAATCCTGGGGAATGAAGGGTGCGGCAAAATCATCGACCTGCTCTACCGTATCTAGCATTTCATCATCTAGAGCGAACGGCGAGCTTGACTCGAACCCTTCTGAGGGATCGACGCTAAAATCTTCAGGAATCGCAAAGGGATCGGCAACCCCAGAGGGTGGCTCGAAACCGGGGGAAGATTCTAAATCCGCAACCGCCTCCGGACTCGCCGCAAACGGATTATCAAAAGAATCCTCAAAATCAGAAAAATCAGATGCGATCGCGCCTTCATCTTCAAAGGCGTTCAGGTCATACTGTCCTAAGTCGTCGAACTCATCGCCCGTATCCAAACTCTCTAAGGGCGATCGCGCAGCTTCATCAAAATTTTCATCCGGCAAATATCCCCCAGAACCATTTTCTACAGCCGCACCGACTCCATGTCCCGTTGTATATTGCAAAGCATAGTCAATCCCCTGATTGGCATACTCT
The Desertifilum tharense IPPAS B-1220 genome window above contains:
- a CDS encoding methyl-accepting chemotaxis protein; its protein translation is MGANTDYAQEYQQAETAYVQGRYEEAASTIDRLVEVYPDDPSARLLRGHIYCYGLQQYDLAIDEYESVKSMASDPVFVEYANQGIDYALQYTTGHGVGAAVENGSGGYLPDENFDEAARSPLESLDTGDEFDDLGQYDLNAFEDEGAIASDFSDFEDSFDNPFAASPEAVADLESSPGFEPPSGVADPFAIPEDFSVDPSEGFESSSPFALDDEMLDTVEQVDDFAAPFIPQDLDEDDLGSSEDLDPGILDEFDESFNPSLDFDEEEPFSSNAASVSDIPSSTGTTFGKHQSFPRSAEPIEMPDEEEFFHSSAPMGEDPTFFMGSVNQLDDLEEEDEPFYSGSNRFGNNGSPEPTLLDTQNSRPLGQLDSFDRFDDDSFDLDEGFSNVEAFDEVSEPLSGMGQNSSVDFLEEFDVFDDKFEDISGFGDLGENSGDLNSAPLSTSSFMPPTSGMASAAKASLADNGDRSGILEEEMFSLSTTADPIPTFASPTSAGAEPAVSVEQGWLSFFENASLKQKQIYTASAAGVVSALAIAGVIYATRPDASPLSKIMMILVPGAASGAATYALGNVTSRQIRRSTHDLQSQFEAVAAGQLGTQATIYSEDELGQLAESFNRMARIILTTMSEAQRKAAEQEQAKEDLQRQVIRLLDDVEGAARGDLTVQAEVTADVLGAVADSFNLTIQNLREIVQQVTIAARQVNKGSTDSEAFARGLSSDALRQAEELAVTLNSVQMMTDSIQRVAESARQAEEVARSASTTALKGGEAVERTVAGILQIRETVAETTRKVKRLAESSQEISKIVALISTIASRTNLLALNASIEAARAGEAGRGFAIVADEVRQLADRAAKAGKEIEQIVLQIQSETAGVMTAMEEGTQQVLEGTRLAEQAKRSLEDIIQVSNRIDVLVRSITADTVEQTETSRAVAQVMQSVELTAQETSQEAQRVSGALANLVGVARDLLASVERFRVEKSER